One window of the Rosa rugosa chromosome 3, drRosRugo1.1, whole genome shotgun sequence genome contains the following:
- the LOC133739786 gene encoding berberine bridge enzyme-like D-2, whose protein sequence is MAISPRNQFTQFFTFMCILLPSLAEPTDEITSCLTLHNINNFTTFPNTENDSASYFKLLNFSIQNLRFAEPTVPKPIAIILPESVEQIINSVFCSREVFLAIRVRCGGHSYEGTSSVAADGAPFVIIDMMNLNRVSVDLETEMAWVEGGATLGETYHAIAKASSVHGFSAGSCPTVGAGGHIAGGGFGLLSRKYGLAADNVADALLVDADGRLLDRQGMGEDVFWAIRGGGGGVWGIVYAWKIQLSKVPQKVTVFLASRAGNKSHIANLVDKWQHVAPFLEDDFYISCFVGAGLPEAKTSGTTGLSATFKGFYLGPRSSAMSTLDQVFPDLGIVKEDCKEMSWIESIVFFSGLGNGSAISDLRNRYLKEKGFFKAKSDYVRTAISYTGIMAAVEILEEEPKGYVILDPYGGIMHRISSESIAFPHRNGNLFTIQYLVEWKEEENYKRNEYIGWIRRLYNSMTQYVSWGPRTAYINYIDLDLGVMRLVDTRVPTKDKGAVEIARVWGEKYFLNNYDRLVRAKTIIDPSNIFSNQQGIPPLSYLSQPSSIAESM, encoded by the coding sequence ATGGCAATATCCCCGAGAAACCAATTCACTCAGTTCTTTACCTTTATGTGCATCCTTTTGCCTTCTTTAGCTGAACCTACAGACGAAATCACTTCTTGTTTGACTCTCCACAACATCAACAACTTTACTACATTCCCCAACACAGAAAATGACTCTGCTTCTTACTTCAAGTTGCTCAACTTTTCTATTCAGAATCTACGTTTTGCTGAGCCCACAGTTCCTAAGCCAATAGCCATTATACTCCCTGAGAGTGTTGAGCAGATAATAAACTCTGTATTCTGCTCTAGAGAAGTGTTCTTGGCAATCAGAGTGAGGTGTGGTGGACACAGCTATGAAGGGACATCATCTGTTGCTGCTGATGGAGCTCCATTTGTGATCATTGACATGATGAATTTGAACAGGGTTTCTGTGGATTTGGAAACCGAAATGGCATGGGTGGAAGGAGGTGCAACACTAGGTGAGACGTACCATGCAATTGCCAAAGCAAGCAGTGTTCACGGTTTCTCAGCTGGGTCATGCCCAACTGTAGGTGCCGGTGGCCATATTGCTGGCGGTGGATTTGGACTACTTTCAAGGAAATATGGACTTGCAGCTGATAATGTGGCGGATGCACTTCTTGTTGATGCTGACGGACGGTTGTTAGACCGACAAGGCATGGGAGAGGATGTGTTTTGGGCTATTAGAGGAGGTGGTGGGGGTGTTTGGGGGATTGTCTATGCATGGAAAATCCAACTGTCCAAAGTGCCACAAAAAGTAACAGTTTTTCTGGCGTCTAGAGCAGGAAACAAAAGCCATATAGCAAATCTAGTAGATAAGTGGCAACATGTTGCACCTTTCTTAGAAGATGACTTCTATATTTCctgttttgttggtgctgggtTGCCAGAAGCCAAGACCAGTGGTACTACTGGGTTGTCAGCGACATTTAAAGGGTTTTATCTGGGTCCAAGAAGCAGTGCTATGTCCACCCTAGATCAGGTTTTCCCTGACTTGGGTATTGTAAAAGAAGACTGCAAGGAAATGAGTTGGATCGAGTCGATCGTATTCTTCTCCGGCCTAGGTAATGGAAGTGCCATCTCCGACTTGAGAAATCGGTACTTAAAAGAGAAAGGTTTTTTCAAAGCGAAATCAGACTATGTCCGGACCGCAATTTCTTACACGGGCATAATGGCTGCAGTGGAAATACTTGAGGAGGAGCCAAAAGGGTACGTCATCTTAGACCCTTACGGTGGTATTATGCATCGTATAAGCAGTGAATCCATTGCTTTTCCCCACAGAAACGGTAATCTCTTTACAATTCAGTACCTGGTGGAgtggaaggaagaagaaaattacaaaagaaATGAGTACATAGGTTGGATAAGAAGATTATATAATTCAATGACACAATATGTGTCATGGGGTCCAAGGACTGCTTACATTAACTACATTGACCTTGACCTCGGAGTGATGCGTTTGGTTGACACTAGAGTTCCAACGAAGGATAAGGGTGCTGTGGAGATTGCCAGGGTTTGGGGTGAGAAGTACTTCTTGAACAACTATGATAGATTGGTGAGAGCGAAAACAATTATTGATCCAAGTAACATTTTTAGTAATCAACAAGGGATTCCTCCACTGTCGTATCTGAGTCAGCCTAGTAGTATCGCTGAGAGTATGTGA
- the LOC133738931 gene encoding probable sucrose-phosphate synthase, protein MQTLIMGNRDEIDDFSSTSASVLLSVLKLIDEHDLYGQVACPKHHKQSDVPDIYCLAAKTKLWGRLFFKDDQLLRHQLMIR, encoded by the exons ATGCAG ACATTAATTATGGGTAATCGAGATGAAATTGATGACTTCTCCAGCACAAGTGCTTCTGTTCTTCTTTCAGTTCTCAAGCTTATTGACGAACATGATTTGTACGGGCAAGTTGCATGCCCCAAACACCACAAGCAGTCTGATGTTCCTGATATATATTGTCTTGCAGCAAAGACAAAG TTATGGGGCAGGCTTTTTTTCAAAGATGACCAACTTTTGAGACACCAGCTCATGATAAGATGA